A genomic window from Gemmatimonadota bacterium includes:
- a CDS encoding helix-turn-helix transcriptional regulator translates to MNINKSIKLPYFLFMIVTGQKIRELRHAKNWSQLDLANAANIDQATVSRIEAGTKVPRTDTLVAIATALGVSPEVLLGINPETTIVYPQERDPELSSIVSDRINTLTTEQLKELNILLSSEDGKAVLFALLRLQTKESLEKLRRLLEVLGEE, encoded by the coding sequence ATGAACATAAATAAATCCATAAAATTACCTTATTTTTTATTCATGATCGTAACTGGACAAAAAATAAGGGAATTACGGCACGCAAAAAACTGGTCTCAACTCGACCTCGCCAATGCGGCCAATATTGATCAGGCAACAGTATCTCGCATTGAAGCAGGGACAAAAGTGCCCCGAACCGATACCCTGGTCGCTATTGCTACGGCTCTGGGCGTTTCGCCGGAGGTCCTTTTGGGTATAAATCCCGAAACAACTATCGTTTATCCGCAAGAACGCGATCCCGAGTTGAGTAGTATTGTAAGCGACCGGATTAACACACTCACAACAGAACAACTCAAAGAACTGAATATTTTACTGTCTTCTGAAGACGGAAAAGCCGTGCTTTTTGCACTACTACGCTTGCAAACAAAAGAGTCACTGGAAAAACTTCGCAGGCTTCTCGAAGTGTTAGGAGAGGAGTAA
- a CDS encoding SMP-30/gluconolactonase/LRE family protein, translating into MRKMYWTDLRTSKIQCANADGSDVKDLVANGLRIPNSIAIDGDEGKMYWTDAGTSKIQRANLDGSDVEDLITTDVYLPGGMTVHGKKKKIYWTDAAWGETMGCKVQRADLDGSHVETLVFTEMSIPNGIVLDLDMGKMYWTDLTKIQRADLDGSHVEILVFTELLPLGIALDVGEEKMYWTNYKGAGVSKIQCANLDGSDVEDLVTVGLDRPSGIALDVVKGKMYWGDYDNYGTAKIQCANTDGSDVEDLVTAGLDRPSGIALCCF; encoded by the coding sequence ATGAGAAAAATGTATTGGACAGACCTGAGGACTTCTAAAATTCAGTGTGCAAATGCAGACGGTTCAGATGTCAAAGATCTCGTTGCTAATGGATTGCGTATTCCAAATAGCATCGCCATAGATGGAGACGAGGGTAAGATGTACTGGACGGACGCTGGAACGTCCAAAATTCAGCGTGCAAACCTGGATGGTTCAGATGTCGAAGACCTCATTACTACTGATGTATATCTTCCAGGTGGAATGACAGTACATGGAAAGAAGAAAAAAATATATTGGACAGACGCGGCCTGGGGAGAGACCATGGGGTGCAAAGTACAACGAGCGGACCTGGATGGCTCTCATGTCGAAACTCTTGTTTTCACCGAAATGAGTATTCCCAACGGTATCGTCCTGGATCTGGACATGGGTAAGATGTACTGGACAGACTTGACTAAAATTCAACGAGCGGACCTGGATGGCTCTCATGTTGAAATCCTCGTTTTCACCGAATTACTGCCATTGGGGATTGCCTTAGACGTGGGTGAAGAAAAGATGTACTGGACGAACTATAAGGGTGCTGGCGTGTCTAAAATTCAATGTGCGAATCTGGATGGCTCCGATGTTGAAGATCTCGTTACCGTGGGCCTGGATCGCCCATCGGGAATTGCTCTGGATGTCGTCAAAGGGAAGATGTACTGGGGGGACTATGACAACTATGGCACAGCCAAAATTCAATGTGCGAACACAGATGGTTCAGATGTTGAAGATCTCGTTACTGCGGGATTGGATCGCCCTTCGGGTATTGCACTGTGCTGCTTCTAA
- the rplM gene encoding 50S ribosomal protein L13 yields the protein MMTPSAKIGDVEQTWYVADAEGKILGRFASGVARILRGKHKPFYTPHVDTGDHVIIVNAEKIQVKGNNKAQQKVYTSYSGYPSGLKKQTLEDALEKRPTFVLEHAIRGMLPHNKLGRQMIKKVRIYAGPEHPHQAQSPEPIDL from the coding sequence ATGATGACACCGAGTGCCAAAATAGGCGATGTTGAACAAACCTGGTATGTTGCAGATGCAGAAGGCAAGATACTGGGGCGATTTGCCAGCGGCGTTGCCCGAATTTTGCGCGGCAAACACAAGCCTTTTTATACCCCCCATGTTGATACAGGGGATCATGTGATTATTGTAAATGCCGAAAAAATACAGGTGAAGGGCAATAACAAAGCCCAGCAGAAGGTTTATACGAGTTATAGTGGGTATCCCAGTGGGCTTAAGAAGCAAACGCTGGAAGACGCGCTGGAAAAGCGCCCCACATTTGTACTTGAGCACGCAATTCGGGGGATGTTGCCCCACAACAAATTGGGGCGGCAGATGATCAAAAAGGTCCGTATTTACGCCGGTCCAGAGCACCCACACCAGGCTCAGTCTCCTGAGCCTATTGATTTATAG
- the rpsI gene encoding 30S ribosomal protein S9: MSSATGRRKTSTEHVKLFPGTGAITINGLSALDYLKRETLVMIIEQPLDVTETRGTYDIVAKAKGGGLTGQAGAVRLGIARSLQSVNTSNHKPLRQAGLLTRDPRKVERKKPGQPGARKKFQFSKR; this comes from the coding sequence ATGAGTTCTGCTACGGGACGTCGCAAAACATCAACGGAGCATGTGAAACTTTTCCCCGGGACGGGGGCGATTACTATCAATGGTCTTTCCGCGCTTGATTATCTCAAACGGGAGACATTGGTGATGATTATCGAACAGCCCTTAGATGTGACCGAGACCCGGGGGACTTATGATATTGTTGCCAAAGCAAAGGGGGGCGGCTTGACCGGCCAGGCCGGTGCCGTGCGATTGGGTATTGCGCGCAGTTTGCAAAGCGTGAATACGAGCAATCACAAACCCCTGCGCCAAGCGGGCTTGCTCACGCGCGACCCGCGCAAAGTGGAACGAAAAAAACCCGGGCAACCCGGCGCGCGCAAAAAGTTCCAATTTTCCAAGCGTTAA